Within Vannielia litorea, the genomic segment CCGACCTGCATATCATCGGCACCTGGGTTCATGGCCCGGGCCTGTTCCACACCAAGGACCCGGTCGAAAGCCCCGAAGACCTGCAGGGCATGAAGATCCGTGGCGGCTCACGTCTCGTGACCAACCTCGTCGAAAAGCTGGGCGCCACGGCCGTCGGCATGCCGGTTCCGGCAGTGTCGGAGGCGCTTTCCAAGGGCGTGATCGACGGCACCACCATCCCCTGGGAGGTGACCACCGCCGTCAAGTCCTCCGAGCTGGTGACCAATCACACCGAGTTCACCGGCAACGCGCTCTACGTGCTGGGCTTCGTGCTCGCGATGAACAAGGACAAGTACGAGAGCCTGCCCGCCGACGCCAAGGCCGCACTCGATGCCAACTCCGGCGCGTCCTTCTCGGCCTGGGCCGGCAAGATGATGGATGAACTCGATGCGCCGGGCCTCCAGATCGCCGAGGACCTTGGCAACAACATCATCACCATCGACGCCGAAGGCACCGAGGAGTGGAAGGAACTGGCCCAGCCCATCTACGACGAGTGGGTCGCAGACATGAACTCCAAGGGCATCGACGGCCAGGCCCTGATCGACGAGGCCCGCGCCAAGATCGCCGAATACTCCAAGTAATCGCGCCTAAATCCCATGTGAACGCCCCGCCATCGTGCGGGGCGTTTGCTTTGCAACGATCGCTCGGATCATCGGCGATTCTTCTGGATCGGCAGTGCGATATACGGCAAAGTCGGCACTATAATGCAAAATTATCGCACCAACGGGAGGAAACAAGGGATGGATCGCAGAACAATACTTGGCGCATTGAGCGGGATCGCGCTCGCTACATTCGGCGCGACCGGCGCACTGGCGCAGGAGGTCACGCTCCGTCTGCACCAGTTCCTGCCGCCGCAGGCCAACGTGCCCAAGCTGGTGCTCGACAAATGGGCAGCCGACGTGATGGAGCAGTCCGGCGGACGCATCAAGGTGGAGCACTACCCCTCCATGCAGCTTGGCGGCACTCCGCCCGAGCTGATGGACCAGGCCAAGGATGGCGTGGCCGATATCGTCTGGACGGTGGTCGGCTACACCCCTGGCCGCTTCCCTCGCACCGAGGTCTTCGAGTTGCCCTTCATGGTGACGACGGCCAAGGCCGCGAGTCGCGCCTACTGGGAGATGTTCGAAGAGCACATGAAGGACACCGAGTTCGCCGATCTGCACATTCTCGGCACCTGGGTGCACGGGCCAGGCCTGTTTCACACCAAGGACCCCGTTGAAGAGCCGGGCGACCTCGAGGGCATGAAGATCCGTGGCGGGTCTCGCACCGTCAACATCCTGCTGGAGCGCCTCGGTGCCACACCGGTTGGTCTGCCGGTACCCGCCGTCTCGGAGGCGCTCTCCAAGGGCGTGATCGACGGCACGACGATCCCCTGGGAGGTGACCGCCTCGCTCAAGGTGGCCGAACTGGTGCAGAACCACACCGAGTTCAAGGACGTGTCCCTCTACACGCTCACCTTTGTCCTGGCGATGAACAAGGCCAAGTACGAGAGCCTGCCCGATGACCTTAAGCAGGTGATCGACGACAATTCCGGCCTCGAGTTCTCGATGTTCGCCGGCGACACCATGGAGGCATCCGACGCCCCCTCGCGTCAGATCGCCGAGGACCTCGGCAACACCATCATAACCCTCGACGAGGAGGCCACAGCCGAGTGGCGCGCGCTGGCAGAACCGATCTACGAAGAATGGATTGCGGAAATGAACGCCAAGGGCATCGACGGCCAAGCCCTGATCGACGAGGCCCGCGCAAAGATCGCCGAATACACCGAGTGATCTGAGAGCGCAAAAAAGCAAGGGCCGCGGCGCAAGCGTCGCGGCCCTTTTTCGTTACCTCAGCAGGTCAGTCGCCGATCGACTCCAGCGTACCTGCATCCATCGCGGCAACCAGCTCCTCATCGCTGAGAAGACCGTCACCGTCGGTATCCAGAGCGCCGAACTGCTCTTCGGTGAAACCTTCGTAAACGGTGGCCATCTCGTCGAACGAGGCCATGCTGTCGCCGTCGGTGTCGATCATCTCGACTTCGGCAAGGGCGGGAAGGGCCGCAAAGGCGGCGAGAAGAGCGCCAAATGCCACTCGTCTCATGTGCATCTCCATATCTGCAAGCAGCAGCCCCAATGGCCGCTGCGGCGCGGACTTTGCCAGAAATTCCGGCACGCGCCAGAGGGAGAATCGAGCACATCCTCGTGATCGGCGGAGGGCTTCAGAGGCTCAGTCTGACTGCCTCTGCCACGGCCTCCGGCGTTATGCCGAAGTGGCTGAAAACATCGGCATAATCGCCCGAGGCTCCAAAGCCGTCCATGCCGACGAAAGCTCCCTCGGCTCCAATGTAACGGTCCCAGCCGAAGCGCACGGCAGCCTCCACGGCCACGCGGGGAGCCTCGCCCAATACCTCATCCCGATAGGCGCGCGGCTGCGCTTCGAAGAGCTCCCAGCAAGGCATGGATACAACCGCCGTCGCGATGCCATCTTCGGCCAGGATTTCTCGTGCCTTCAGTGCCACAGCCACTTCCGAGCCGGTGGCAAGGATGGTTGCCTGCCGCGCGCCTTCCGCCTCGGCCAGCACGTAGGCGCCTTTCGCCGAACGGTTCTCCGTCCCGGTATCCTGGCGCACCACGGCCAGCGGCTGCCGTGAACAGATGATCGACGTCGGTCCGGTGCGGTGCGTCAGGCCAAGCTCCCAGGCCTCGGCCATCTCCACGGAATCCGCGGGCCGAATCGTCCACATGTGAGGGTAGGCCCGCAGCGAGGCGAGGTATTCCACCGGCTGGTGTGTCGGGCCGTTCTTGCCGATGCCGATCGAATCGTGGCTGAACACGAACAGTCCCGGAATACGCATCAGGGCTGCCATGCGCAGGGTGTGGCGCATGTAGTCGGAGAAAACGAGGAAGGTCGTGCCCATCGCGACGATGCCGCCGTGCACGGTCATCCCGTTCATCATCGCCCCCATTGCATGCTCACGCACGCCGTAGTGAATGTAGCGACCGGACCGATCGGAGGCGGTGAAAGGCCTGAGTTGGCGCTTGTGCTGTGTAGCGGCCTCCAGGTCCGGCGCGCCGGAAATCAGCTCGGGGATCACCTCAGCGAGCGCGGCCACCATCTCACCGGAGGCCTTGATGCCAGGCATGTCGCCCGCCTGGGCCAGCTGGGTCTTCTTCGCCGTCAGACCATCGGTCCACCCTTGCGGCAGGTCGCCGGCCATAAGCCTGTCCCACTCGGCGCGCTGTTGGGCCGGCAGGGCATCGAGCCGTTCCTGCCAAGCCTCACGCGCGTGCGCGCCACGTGCCCCGGCCTCGCGCCAGGCCGCCTCGATCTCGGCCGGAAGCTCGAATGGCGCATGGGACCATCCGAGATTGGCCCGCGCCGCATCGGTATCCTCGGTGGTGATCTTGCCACCATGCGCCGCACGATCGTTCTGAATCCGCGGGACGCCGAAACCGATCAACGTGCGGCACGCAATCA encodes:
- a CDS encoding TRAP transporter substrate-binding protein, whose translation is MKTRRHFLNIAGAAALVATGFTAQAQAQENLNLHQMLPPQAAVPSQILEPWMAKVAEESNGTLTIKHFPSMQLGGTPPELMDQAKDGVADIVWTVIGYTPGRFPRTEVFELPFMATTAEATSMAFWDMFEEHMKDTEFADLHIIGTWVHGPGLFHTKDPVESPEDLQGMKIRGGSRLVTNLVEKLGATAVGMPVPAVSEALSKGVIDGTTIPWEVTTAVKSSELVTNHTEFTGNALYVLGFVLAMNKDKYESLPADAKAALDANSGASFSAWAGKMMDELDAPGLQIAEDLGNNIITIDAEGTEEWKELAQPIYDEWVADMNSKGIDGQALIDEARAKIAEYSK
- the tkt gene encoding transketolase yields the protein MNVQIRNETTIDMRRMAHAIRFLSMDAIVRAADGHPGTPLGGADIATALFARHLKFDAANPTWPDRDRFVHSAGHGSMLLYSLLCLCGYEKIDIEQVKNFRVLGSHTAGHPEYDPEAGIETTTGPLGQGIANAVGMAVAERILNARFGDGIVDHYTYAYTGDGCLMEGIAAEVIALAGHLKLGKLVFLWDDNQMTDDGPTDQAVSEDQCVRFENNGWHVQRVDGHDPEAVAEAIARAKTDDRPSMIACRTLIGFGVPRIQNDRAAHGGKITTEDTDAARANLGWSHAPFELPAEIEAAWREAGARGAHAREAWQERLDALPAQQRAEWDRLMAGDLPQGWTDGLTAKKTQLAQAGDMPGIKASGEMVAALAEVIPELISGAPDLEAATQHKRQLRPFTASDRSGRYIHYGVREHAMGAMMNGMTVHGGIVAMGTTFLVFSDYMRHTLRMAALMRIPGLFVFSHDSIGIGKNGPTHQPVEYLASLRAYPHMWTIRPADSVEMAEAWELGLTHRTGPTSIICSRQPLAVVRQDTGTENRSAKGAYVLAEAEGARQATILATGSEVAVALKAREILAEDGIATAVVSMPCWELFEAQPRAYRDEVLGEAPRVAVEAAVRFGWDRYIGAEGAFVGMDGFGASGDYADVFSHFGITPEAVAEAVRLSL
- a CDS encoding TRAP transporter substrate-binding protein, with protein sequence MDRRTILGALSGIALATFGATGALAQEVTLRLHQFLPPQANVPKLVLDKWAADVMEQSGGRIKVEHYPSMQLGGTPPELMDQAKDGVADIVWTVVGYTPGRFPRTEVFELPFMVTTAKAASRAYWEMFEEHMKDTEFADLHILGTWVHGPGLFHTKDPVEEPGDLEGMKIRGGSRTVNILLERLGATPVGLPVPAVSEALSKGVIDGTTIPWEVTASLKVAELVQNHTEFKDVSLYTLTFVLAMNKAKYESLPDDLKQVIDDNSGLEFSMFAGDTMEASDAPSRQIAEDLGNTIITLDEEATAEWRALAEPIYEEWIAEMNAKGIDGQALIDEARAKIAEYTE